Within the Gordonia westfalica genome, the region AACCCGCACCGGAGCCGTCCGCCGCGGATCGAGGGTCTGCGCAAGAATCTCCGCGAGCGTGACGGGCGCTGGTACTGGCATTGGGATCCGAGGATGCTCGCGTCGCACGATCACCTGGAGCACACGGCCGCCGACCGTGAGGAACGCGCAAGGGAGGCTGCTCGCGGGGTGCGGGTCCCGACCCTGCTCATCCGCGGCAAGCAATCCGACGTCGTGAGCGACGAAGGCGCGCGGGAGCTCCTCGAGCTCATTCCCGACGCCCGCTACATCGACGTCACCGGTGCGGGCCACATGGTCAGCGGCGACGACAACGACGTGCTCAGCAGCGGGCTCGTCGACTTTCTCGGCGACGTCGCGAGCACGACACGACGCTGAAACGCCTCGGTCCCGGCACGTGGCCGTGCCGGGACCGAAGGAGTACGAACTACTTGCCGAAACCGGCGCGCTTGAGCGCGTCCGCCATCGCGCCGGTCGGTGCGGGCCTGCGGTCGTTGCGGTTGTTGCCGCCACCGCGGTTGCCCTGGTTGCCGCGACCACCCTGGCCGCCCCGGCCGCCGCGCTGGTCGTCACGGCGGGGCTGACCGCCACCACGACCGCCGCGATCGGTGTCGCCGCGCGGCGGTCGGGTGCCGCCCTTGCCGCCGGTGTTGCCGGCGCCGGGCTCGTCGTCGAGGCGCAGCGACAGTCCGATGCGCTTGCGTTCGACGTCGACGTCCATGACCTTCACCTTGACGATGTCGCCGGACTTCACGACCTCGTGCGGATCGGAGACGAACCGGTGGGCCATCGCCGAGACGTGGACCAGGCCGTCCTGGTGGACGCCGACGTCGACGAACGCGCCGAATGCGGCCACGTTGGTGACCTGACCTTCCAGGACCATTCCCGGCGTCAGGTCGGACACCTTCTCGATGCCCGCGGCGAAGGTCGCGGTCTTGAACTCGGGACGCGGGTCACGACCCGGCTTGTCGAGCTCGGCGATGATGTCGATGACGGTCGGCCGGCCGAAGGTCTCGTCGACGAAGTCGTCGGGACGCAGCTTGGTGAGGGTGGCGGTGTCGCCGATCAGCGACCGGACGTCGGAGCCCACCTTGTCCAGGATTCGGGTGACGACCGGGTAGGCCTCCGGGTGCACGCTCGACGCGTCGAGCGGGTTGTCGCCGTCGGTGATGCGGAGGAAGCCCGCACACTGCTCGAACGCCTTGGGGCCGAGTCGCGGAACATCGGTGATCTGCTTGCGACTGCGGAACGCGCCGTTCGAATCACGATGCGCAACAATCGATTCGGCGAGCCCGGCGGTGATGCCGGAGACACGGGACAGCAGCGGTACCGATGCGGTGTTCACGTCGACGCCGACGGCGTTCACCGCGTCCTCGACCACGGCGCCGAGCGACCGGGCGAGCAGCGTCTCGGAGACGTCGTGCTGGTACTGACCGACGCCGATCGACTTCGGGTCGATCTTCACCAGCTCGGCGAGCGGGTCCTGCAGGCGCCGGGCGATCGACACCGCGCCACGGATCGACACGTCCAGGTCGGGCAGTTCCTTCGAGGCGTATGCCGAGGCCGAGTACACCGATGCGCCGGCCTCCGACACCACGACGCTGGTCGGCGGCTTCTTGCCGGAGTCCTTGATGGCCGCGATCAGTTCGGCGGCCAGGGCGTCGGTCTCGCGCGACGCGGTGCCGTTGCCGATCGCGATCAGGTCGACGCCGTGCTTCTGCACGAGCGCACCCAGCACCGCCAGCGAACCGGCCTTGTCGCGACGCGGCTCGTGCGGGTAGATGGTGGCGGTGTCGACGACCTTGCCGGTCTCGTTGACCACGGCGACCTTCACACCGGTGCGCAGGCCGGGATCGAGGCCCATGGTGGTGCGGGCGCCGGCGGGGGCGGCCAGCAGCAGGTCCTTGAGGTTGGTGGCGAAGACGGCCACCGCGTCGGCCTCGGCGGCCTGGCGCAGACGCATGCGGACGTCGAGGGACAGTCCGACGAACAGCTTGGTGCGCCACGCCCAGCGGACGGTGTCGGCGAGCCAGCGGTCGGCGGGACGCCCCTGATCGGAGATCCCGAAGCGCGCGGCGATCCGCTGCTCGTAGGGGCCGGGTCCGGCGGGGCGGTCGGCGGCGTCCGGGTCGGCGTCGAGGGTCACCGTCAGGATCTCCTCACGTTCACCGCGCAGCACGGCGAGCACGCGGTGCGACGGCAGCGAGGTGAACGGCTCGGAGAACTCGAAGTAGTCGGCGAACTTCGCGCCGGCCGATTCCTTGCCCTCGCGGACGGCGGTCCGCAGGACGCCGGTCTGCCACATCAGTTCACGGAGTTCACCGACGAGGTCGGCGTCCTCGGCGAAGCGTTCGACGGCGATCGCACGGGCACCGTCGAGCTGCTCGGCGGTGAAGGTCGACGGATCGGTGGTCGGGTCCGACAGCAGGGCGTCGGCCACCGGCTCGTGCCCGGCCTCGCGCGCGATCTGGGCTTTGGTGCGGCGCTTGGGCTTGTAGGGCAGGTAGATGTCCTCGAGGCGGGCCTTGGTGTCGGCAGCCAGGATCCGTGCGTCGAGTTCGGCGTCGAGCTTGCCCTGCGCGGCGATCGACTCGCGCACGGCCTGGCGCCGGGCCTCGAGGTCGCGCAGGTAGCCGAGACGCTCGTCGAGCGTGCGCAGCTGGGTGTCGTCGAGTCCGCCGGTGGCCTCTTTGCGGTAGCGCGCGACGAACGGGACGGTCGACCCGCCGTCGAGCAGCTCGATCGCGGACCGGACCTGTCCGACGCCGACTCCGAGCTCGTCGGCGATCGCCGACGCGATGCGGGCGTTCACGACCGCGGGGTCGGGAGCCGGCACGGTCTGCGGGGTCGCGGCCTCCGGAGAGGCGGGAGCAGCGGCAGCGGACTCGGGTTGGGGCACGGACGCGGGTGACACGGTTTCTGACACGATCGCCGACCCTACCGGCCGCCTCGGACAGCTGTCAGCCGCGACCCACCGCATTGTGGACACGCGCACTCTCGTACAGGCAGATCGCCGCGGCGGCCGCCACGTTGAGGCTCTCCGCGCGGCCGCGGATGGGGATGGACACCCGATGGTCGGCGGCGGCCTGGACGTCGGCGGACAGCCCGTGGGCCTCGTTGCCGAAGAGCCAGCCGATACGCCCGGACAGCACCTCGGCGGCGTGGTCGAGGTTCACCTCGCCGTCGGCGGCCGTGGCGAGCAGTGTGACGCCGGCAGCGGCGAGGGCGTCGAGACCGTCGGTCAGCTCGCGCTGACGCACCACCGGCACGGTGAACACGGACCCGGCGCTCGCGCGGACGCATTTGCCGTTGTGCGGGTCGACGGCGTCGCCGAGCAAGACCACGGCGTCGGCGCCCATCGCGTCGGCGCACCGGATCAGCGTGCCGGCGTTGCCCGGCTCCCGGGGTTCGACGGCGATCGCGAGGAGTCGTGGTTCGTCGGCGAGGACGGTCTGCAGCGGCACGTCGAGCAGCGGACAGACCGCGAAGATCCCCGGCGGCGTCGACGTCTCGGCGAGCTTCGACGCCGCACGTGCGGTGATCACCAGGACCGGCACGCCCGCGGCCTCGGCGGCGTCGGTGATCTCCTGATGCCGGAGACGGTCCTCGTCGGCCACGAGCACGACCTCGGCGCGCTCGACCGCGAGTGCCGAGGACACCGAGTTGGCCCCCTCGGCGAGGAAGCGCCCCTGTTCGCGTCGTTCGGCGGCGCGATGGAGCTTCGCATACGACACGACCCGCGAGGATCGCTCGGACAGGATCTCCGTCATCGGATCATCCTTCGTGCGACTCGCGGGTCGTGTGTGGTGTGGCGCAATCAGGCAGCCGGGGCGTTGACGTCAGCCGGCAGGGCCTTGCGGGCGACCTCGACCAGGCCGGTGAAGGCCTCGGGATCGGTCACCGCGATGTCGGCGAGCACCTTGCGGTCAACCTCGACACCAGCGGCCTTCAGGCCCTGGATGAAGCGGTTGTAGGTGATGTCGTTGGCGCGGGCCGCAGCGTTGATACGCGCGATCCACAGCTTCCGGAACTCACCCTTGCGGGCGCGACGGTCCCGGTAGGCGTAGGTCATCGAGTGGAGCTGCTGCTCCTTGGCCTTGCGGTAGAGGCGCGACCGCTGTCCGCGGTAGCCCTTCGAGGCCTCGAGGGTGGACCGACGCTTCTTCTGGGCGTTCACTGCCCTTTTCACGCGTGCCATGTGTTAAATCCTTTTGCTTGTCAGGTGTCCGGGTTCGCGCGCGTCAGATGTTCAGCAGACGCTTGATGCGGGGAGCGTCGTTCTCGCTGACGACGGTGGTGCCGTCGAGACGACGGGTCCGCTTGGAGGGCTTGTGCTCCAGCAGGTGGCGACGGTTGGCCTTCTGGCGGACGATCTTGCCGCTGCCGGTCACCTTGAATCGCTTCGCGGTGCCCTTGTGGGTCTTGCTCTTAGGCATGTCTTTCCTTCTGTCGGGCGAACTCGGGCAGCCGAACCTGACCAGGTCCGGCTGGAATCCGGGTTCACGTCTCGTGATCTCGGCCGGGACGGGGGCGGTACCCCCGCGGCCGATCGGCTCAGCTCTCGTCCGGCGCGTTCTTCGGGCCGCCGGAACGTTCGCGGCTCTCTTGCGCCTTCTGGCGGGTCTTCGCACCCTTGTGCGGGGCGAGGACCATCGTCATGTTGCGACCGTCCTGCTTGGCCGAGGTCTCGACGAAGCCGTAATCGGCGACATCGTTGCCCAGGCGCTGCAACAGGCGGTAGCCGAGCTCAGGACGGGACTGCTCGCGGCCGCGGAACATGATGGTCACCTTCACCTTTGACCCCGCCTCGAGGAACCGGACGACGTGACCCTTCTTGGTCTCGTAGTCGTGGTCGTCGATCTTGGGGCGGAGCTTCTGCTCCTTGATGACGGTCATCTGCTGATTGCGACGCGATTCGCGCTGCTTCTGGGCCGCTTCGTACTTGAACTTGCCGTAGTCCATGATCTTGCAGACCGGCGGACGGGCGTCCGGAGCCACCTCGACCAGGTCGAGGTCGGCCTCGTAGGCCAAGCGAAGCGCATCTTCAACACGCACGATGCCCACCTGCTCCGAGTTGGGTCCGACGAGTCGGACCTCAGGGACGCGGATGCGCTCGTTGATGCGGGTCTCAGTGCTGATGGGGCCTCCTTGTTCAATCCTGCAGTGGTAACCGTCGCGTCGTGGCGAGGGTCGTGTGCAGGAGAACCAGCGCAAACCTCAGCAAACGAGCCCCGGGACAGATGTCCGCGGGGCTCCGATACCGACCGATTCATCTACCGCACCTCAGGGGCACAGCACAGCCGATCTGCGGTCGCATCGACGAGGATGCGATCTGCGACGATCGGCGTGAACCGGACCGTTCAACTGCGGTGATCTCGCGTGGCGAGAACTCGCGTCGAACGGTGGGAGCGGAACTCCACTTACGACCCCGGCGCATACCAGGGCGGTCGTGCTATGGGAGTCTAACAGCCATGGCCGAGAACCCCAATTCGTCACCAGCACCGATACCCCAGGAGGGTGCGACGGGCAGTGGCGCCGACACCGATGATGCGGCACACACTGAATTCGACAACGTTCGTGACCTGGGAGATATTCCGGCGATCGAGGTGATCACCAGGTCGATCGTGATGCTGATGAGTGCCGCCGCCGAGAAACTCGGCCTGGCCGAGGGCGCGTCCGAGGAGCGGATCGACCTGCCCGAGGCCCGCACGCTCATCACCGCACTGGCCGGCCTCGTCGACGCGTCGAAGGCCGACCTCGGCATCCATGCCGCACCGATCCGCGACGGCCTCAAGAGCCTGCAGCTCGCCTTCCGCGAGGCCAGCGCCTACCCCGACGAGCCCGGCGAGGGTCCCGGCGAGAAGTACACCGGCCCGGTGCGCGCGCCGAAGAAGTAGCGCCCGCCGGCTGAGCCGGTACCGGTTGTCTGCCGGCTGAGCCGGTACCGAGCGCAGCGAGGCACCGCGTCGAAGCCCCCACCTCACCCCCGCCGGCTGAGCCGGTACCGAGCGCAGCGAGGCACCGCGTCGAAGCCCCCACGTCGTACCCTGGTCACATGACGGATCAGGACAAGGCTGCCGAGCACGACGACATCGTCGACGCCGAGATCGTGCACACCGGTCCGGTACCGGGGACTCTCCCCGACCCCGACTACTCCGACAGCGGCGTTCCGAGTTTCGACTTCGTCCGCGACAAGATCGAGAACCGCATCACCACCGCGATCGGCTCCCAAGAACTCGCCGAGGCGAGTGCCGAGGGTCAGAACGTCGACGAGATGATTCGCAAGCGCGACGAGGCCGCGAAGAAGCGTCTCGAGGAGATCCGCAAGTCGATGGGCTCCTAGGTCCTCCAGACATCGCAGAATCGCCACTTCCGTGCAGGCGCGCTAGCTGTGAGTAGCGCCGCTGCAACGAAAGTGGCGATTCGGTCAGGACTCGGCGGCGCCGACCTCATCGTTCACCAACTCTCGGCACAGCAGGTCGACGACCCACTGCGCGATCCGCTCCGAGCTCCACCCCCTGTTCGCGAGGTGCAACCAGGTCTCGTGGCCGAATGCGAGCGAACACACGTCGCACGCCGCGTCGACGTCGATGCCCTCCCGCAGCGTCCCGGCGGGCCAACTCGAGAAGATCCGCCGACGCCCGTCGTCGCCGCGCTGCTCTCCATCGCGATAGGCGCCGGCGAGCATGTCGTTGGTGAGACTCCCCTCGTAGAGCAGCCCCACGATGTCGCCCGGACCGTCGAACATGCGTCGCCGATGTCTGGCCATCGCCTCGATCTGCTGCCGCGGAGAGACGTTCGACGCCTGCAGTTCTGCCACCAGGGTCGGCACATCGGCCTCCTCGTCGACGAGATCGACCAGGGCCGTCGCCAGACCGGCCTTGTTTCCGAAGACCGCGTAGACGGTCGGCTCGGCCACCCCCGCGGCCTTCGCAACTTCCTTGAGAGTGGTCTTGGCCCAACCCTTTTCCGCGAACAGCCGACGAGCCTCAGCCGCGAGTCGCGCACGGGTCTCGCGCGCCTGGGCCTCCCGGCGCGGCGACGAATATGCGCGTTTCCCTTGTCCCATCGGGACCGCCTCCCCTATATTCGTTGAGTCGGACTCAATCAACAGTGCGTGACTCATCCAATTTAGGACTCCTGATGAAGAAATCCAATCTCACCGGATATGGCCTCGCACTCGGCGGGTCGCTCGTATGTGTCGGCGGCGCCTCGCACCCGCACGGTCCGATGGACTCCGTCGAAGGGCATGTGATCGGCATGCTGGAAGACCCCACCTGGGTTCCCACGCACTCGATCGCGATGCTGGGCACCGCACTCATCGCGGCGTCGTTGATCGGTTTGGTGCGGTCGGGGGTCCGCCCGGCACAGGTCGCGCCGTTCCTGATCGTCGCGGCGGTCGGCGCAGCACTCACCACCATCGAGTACATCCCGCACATCGCCGCGAAGCTCGAACTCGACGCACTGAAAGCCGGCGAGCCTGCGCCGATCACCCGTACACACGAGGTCCTGGCGGCATACTCGGGTCCGGTGTTCGGATTCGGATCGGCGCTGCTGGCGCTCGTCGTCGCGATCACCGCCACCCGACGCCGGTCGCTGTGGGCGCTCGTCGCGATCCCGGGTGTGGTCGGCGGAGTCGCCGGAGGCCTCGCAGTGCCCCTGCTCCTCGTCACCCGGGATGTTCAGATGACTCTCCTGTTCCCCGGCGTCGCGGGCGTCGCGGTCTTCTACATCCTGTTGGGCATCGGCGTTGCGAGGGGCGCGGCGCTCAGCACACCGGAACCCGACGAAGCGCGGACCGAGGATCTCCCCACACCCACCGGGTCGCCCGTGGCCGCACCCGCCTGACGCAGAATCGCCACTTCCGAGCAGGAGCGCTAGCTGTAAGTAGCGCCGCTGCAACGGAAGTGGCGATTCTGCTGGGATCAGCCCGCCGAGGCGACCGTCGCGTCGACCTCGAGGATCTCGCCGAGGAACTTGCCGGTGTGGCTTCCGGGCGCGACCGCGATGTCCTCGGGTGTGCCCTCGGCGACGACCGTGCCGCCTCCGCTACCGCCTTCGGGGCCCATGTCGATGACCCAGTCGGCGGTCTTGATGACGTCGAGGTTGTGCTCGATGGTGATGACCGTGTTGCCCTTGTCGACGAGTCCGTTGATGACTGCGAGGAGCTTCTTGATGTCCTCGAAGTGCAGGCCGGTGGTCGGCTCGTCGAGGATGTAGACCGTCCGGCCCATCGACCGCTTCTGCAGCTCGGCGGCCAGCTTCACGCGCTGCGCCTCGCCACCCGACAGCGTCGGTGCCGGCTGTCCGAGACGGACGTATCCGAGACCGACGTCGTTGAGGGTCTTGAGGTAGCGGTGGATCGAGGTGACCGGTTCGAAGAAGTCGGCGGCCTCCTCGATCGGCATGTCGAGGACCTCGGCGATCGTCTTGCCCTTGTAGTGGACCTCGAGAGTCTCCCGGTTGTAGCGGGCCCCGTGGCACACCTCGCACGGCACGTACACGTCCGGCAGGAAGTTCATCTCGATCTTGATCGTGCCCTCGCCGGTGCAGGCCTCACAGCGGCCGCCCTTGACGTTGAACGAGAACCGGCCCGGCTGGTAGCCGCGCACCTTGGCCTCGGTCGTCGCCGCGAACAGGGTCCGGATCTTGTCGAAGACGCCGGTGTAGGTCGCCGGGTTGGAGCGCGGGGTGCGACCGATCGGTGACTGGTCGACCTGGACGAGTTTGTCGAGGTTGTCGAGTCCCTTGATCCGGGTGTGCCGGCCGGGGACGTGGCGTGCGCCGTTGAGCTTGTTCGCCAGGACCGTAGCGAGGATGTCGTTGACGAGCGTCGACTTACCCGAGCCGGACACACCGGTCACCGCGGTCATCACGCCGAGCGGGAACGACACCTCGATGCCACGCAGGTTGTGCTCGCGGGCGCCGACGACGGTGAGCTGTCGCTTGCGGTCGATGGGCCGGCGGATCTCCGGGACGGGCAGCGAATCCCGCCCGGACAGGTACGCACCGGTCAGCGACTTGCGGTTCTTCAGCAGGTCCTTGTAGCTGCCGCTGTGCACGACGTGACCGCCGTGTTCACCGGCACGCGGACCGATGTCGACGATCCAGTCGGCGGCCCGGATGGTGTCCTCGTCGTGTTCGACGACGATCAGCGTGTTGCCGAGGTCGCGGAGGCGGGTGAGGGTCTCGATCAATCGGCGGTTGTCACGCTGGTGCAGACCGATCGACGGCTCGTCGAGCACGTACAGGACGCCGGCGAGTCCGGAGCCGATCTGTGTCGCGAGACGGATGCGCTGCGCCTCGCCTCCGGACAGCGATCCGGCCGCACGGGACAGCGACAGGTATTCCAGTCCGACGTCGAGCAGGAAGCGGATGCGGGCCTGGACTTCCTTCAGCACCCGGCCGGCGATCGCCGCCTGCCGGTCGTCGAGGTGGAGGTTGTCGAGGAAGTCGGCGCATTCGGCGACCGACAGCGCACAGACCTCGGCGATCGACTTCGGGCCGTACTCGGGATGGTCGAGGGTGACCGCGAGGATCTCCGGACGCAGGCGTGCACCCTGGCAGGCGGGGCACGGCACGTCGCGCATGTACCCCTCGTAGCGTTCCTTCATCTGCTCGGACTCGGTCTGGTCCATGCGCCGGGCGAGGAACGACATGACGCCCTCGAACTCGGTGTAGTACGAGCGGGTGCGTCCGTAGCGGTTGCGGAACTTCACGTGCACCTGGTGGTCGCTGCCGTTGAGCAGCGCGCGACGCGCCTTGACCGGGAGCTTCTTCCACGGGGTGTCGACGTCGAAACCCATCTGGTCGGCGAGACCCGACATCAGGCGCAGGAAGTAGTCGGCGTTGTGGCCGGTCGACCACGGCGCGATCGCACCCTCGGAGAGGGTCATCTCGGGGTCGGGCACGACGAGTTCTTCGTCGACCTCCTTGCGCACGCCCAGGCCATCACATTCGGGGCAGGCGCCGTACGGGGAGTTGAACGAGAAGGAGCGGGGTTCGAGGTCGTCGATCGCGATGGGGTGGGCGTTCGGGCACGCCATCTTCTCGGAGAACCGGCGCTCGCGGTTCGGGTCGTCTTCCTCGAGGTCGACGAAGTCGAGCACGATGATGCCGTCGGCGAGACGCAGACCGGTCTCGACCGAATCGGTGAGACGCTGCTTGGCGCTCGCCTTCACGACGAGGCGGTCGACGACGACCTCGATGTCGTGCTTCTCCTGCTTCTTCAGCTTCGGCGGATCGGTCAACTGGTGGACGACGCCGTCGATCCGGGCGCGCGAGAAGCCCTGTGTCTGGAGTTCCGCGAAGAGGTCGACGAACTCGCCCTTGCGGGTGCGGACGACCGGCGCGAGGACCTGGAAGCGGGTGCCCTCGTCCATCGCGAGCACCTGGTCGACGATCTGCTGCGGGGTCTGCTTGGCGATCGCCTCGCCACAGATCGGACAGTGCGCCTTGCCGGCGCGGGCATAGAGGAGGCGGAGGTAGTCGTAGACCTCGGTGATGGTGCCGACCGTCGACCGCGGGTTGCGGTTGGTCGACTTCTGGTCGATGGACACCGCAGGCGAGAGGCCTTCGATGAAGTCCACGTCGGGCTTGTCCATCTGGCCGAGGAACTGCCGGGCGTACGCCGACAGCGACTCGACGTAGCGGCGCTGCCCCTCGGCGAAGATCGTGTCGAACGCGAGCGATGACTTGCCCGATCCGGACAGTCCGGTGAACACGATGAGGCTGTCCCGAGGGAGGTCGACATCGATGCCCCGCAAATTGTGTTCGCGGGCACCTCGGACGATCAGACGATCAACCACTGCAGTCCTAACATTTCTTCTCGAGTCAGAGTCCTCGCAGACTCTGGGCGCACGCGCGGCGCATGGGCACCATAACGACAGGCACCGACAAAACTGTTCCGTGAGTGTCGGCCCGGACGGGATTCGTGGCCCGAGGGCCGGACGATCGGTCTCGCCATCCGGGGGTCATACGACATCGGGGCCATACACCATCGGACCGATAGTCCACGATACCCGCGCGCAGGCCGGGTCCGACGGTCGCGAGCGTCACACATCGGCCGCGCGGTGTCATAGCCTTGCCGCATGACCTCTGCGACACCGATCAGCGATTCCTACACCGGCGATCTCTCCGGGTCCAAGACCCCGCAGCGCCGCACCCTCGACTCCGCCAGCATCGTCAAGCTGTCCGTCGGCCCGATGGACAACAACGTGTACGTCGTGACCTCGAAGGCCACCGGCGACCAGCTGATCATCGACGCCGCGAACGACGCCGACACGATCATCGGCGTACTCGATGCGATCGGTGGAAAGCCCGCGCTGATCTTCACAACCCACCAGCACCACGACCATGTGCAGGCACTGGCCGCGGTGGCCGAACACACCGGCGTCCCCACCGCCGCCGGCCGGTATGACGCACCGGAACTCCCGGTCACCCCGGATCGTCTCGTCGACGACGGCGACGTGATCGAGATCGGCGACCTCCGCTTCGAGGCCATCCACCTCGTGGGGCACACCCCGGGTTCCATCGCGCTCGCCCTGACCGACGGCGACACGGTCCACCTGTTCACCGGCGACTGCCTCTTCCCCGGCGGCATCGGCAAGACCTGGAAGCCCGAGGACTTCGACACCCTCATCGACGACGTCGCCACCAAGCTGTTCGACCGCTTCGGCGACTCGACCGTCGTCTACCCGGGCCACGGAAAGGACACCACGCTCGGCGCCGAACGCGCCTCGGTGCCGGAGTGGCGCGAACGCCGCTGGTGACGATCCGCAAACCCACCCCTTTTCCGTAAACCCGCCCCCTCGCATAGGGGTGGGTTCACGGAAAAGGGGTGGATTTGCGGAAGGTTTGGGCGTGGGCCTCACCGGATATCTGACATCCGAAACGCTCTACCGATCGTGACCTCGGAACTCCCGGAGTTCCCGAACCGATCACGAAGAGTCGATTCACCTGCATGTATCCGAAGGGCGGGTAGCGTTGAACGAGCCAGAATCACGCTGTACCCCGACGGATCTCGAAACGCACTCGATCGAAGAAGGTTGTGACCGATGATTCTCCGCCGTATCGCCCGCCCGCTCCTCGCCTCGGCTTTCGTCGCCAGTGGAGTCGAAGCCATCCGGAGCCCGAAACCGATCGCGCAGTCTGCCGCGCCGCTTGTCGACAAGGCACGCACCGCCCTGCCGCCGGAGGTCGCGGACAAGGTCCCGGAGAACACCGAGACCCTGGTCCAGATCAACGCGGCTGCACAGATCGGCGGCGGAATCCTGCTGGCGACAGGCAAGTTCCCGCGTCTCGCATCGGTCGTACTGGCCGGCACGCTGATCCCGACCACCGCCGCCGGCACGGACTTCTGGAACGAGGCCGACCCGGTCCGCAAGGAGGCCCAGCGCAACGCGTTCATCAAGAACGTCGGCCTGCTCGGCGGCGTCCTGCTGGCCGCGGTCGACACCGAGGGCAAGCCGTCGCTCGCATGGCGTGGTCGGCAGAAGGCCAGCGCGGTCGCCGCGGCGCTCCCGATCGGCGCGGCCGCCGGACACTCGACCTGGGACACACTGGTCGAGCGCACCCATGAGGGTGCCGAGGTCGTCGGCGAACGGTCGGCCGAGGCCGGTGACCTGCTGAGCAAGGGTGCCCACGCGCTGTCGGAGCGTTCCGCGGAGTGGTCGGCCGAGGCGGCCGCCAAGTTCCGCGAGCACGCTCCCGAGCTCGCCGAGGCCGCGCAGAAGCGTTCGCTCGAGATCGCGGAGAGGGCCGCCGACACCGCAGCCGACGTCGCCGACCGTCTCCGCGACCGTGCGCCGGTCATCGCCGACGCCGCTGTGGTGCGCTCGGCGACATTGGCCGACGCTGCACGCGATCGGTCGTCGGAACTGGCCGAGACCGCCCGCAAGCGGGGACCGAAACTGGCCAAGGAAGCACAGAAGCGCGCTGAGAAGGCCCGGAAGCAGGCCAAGAAGAACGCTCCGAAGATCGCCGACGCCGCCCGCGAGCGGTCGGCGGAATTCGCCGAGATCGCTCGGGATCGCTCGGCCGAGTTCGCCGAACTCGCCCGTGAACGGTCGGCCGAACTCGCCGAGTCCGCCCGTCATCTCGCCGCTGTCGCCGAGGAGTCCGCGGCGCACAGTGCGGACGAGGGTCGTAAGCGGTGGCGCAAGGCGCGCGGCTGACGCCTGACCGTCGCGCACGGTAGCCGGATGCGAGTACGACGCTGACCACCATCGATCACCACACGGACGCGGCACACCCTCCAGAGGACTATCCCTGGGTGTCCGCGTCCGTTGTGGTCGGGCGAGACCCGCTGCTCGCGCCCGCGCCGGGCACTCGTCTGGTGGTCGCGGTCGGCTCGAACGCGGCGCCGAACGTCCTCCGCCGCAAGCTCGGCCACCTCGAACCGTCCGGCGTCATCCACCTCCGGCGAGTGCGGGTCGCGAACATCACAGTCGGCCATTCCGCTCACGTCGCGGTGCGCGGATACGTTCCCGCAGCACCCGTTCACACAGGTCACGACACCTTGGAGACGGTGGCCGCCTGGCTCTCACCGCTCCAGACCGAGGCGCTGGATCTCACCGAACCCAACTACGATCGACGAACAGTGAACACGCACGACCATCCCCTGATTCTCGGTGACCCCATGCATCCCCACGACGGTCCCGCCACTCCGGACGAGTTCGACATCTACGTGTCGCGTCACGGAGTCCTCGCCGACCCCGCAACCGGTACGCCGCTGCCGTTCGGCAGCCAGTCACGCGTCGTCGCCTGGCTGGAGCAGCGCCTGCAGGACGCCGCACTCCGGGGCTCGGCGTCGGAGGTCTGCACCCGACTGGCGACCGCGGACCACGCCTCACGGATCACAGGATTGATGAAGACAACCGGGCTGGCCCGGTCGGCCTGGCCCGCCGGCGCGCGAG harbors:
- a CDS encoding Tex family protein gives rise to the protein MSPASVPQPESAAAAPASPEAATPQTVPAPDPAVVNARIASAIADELGVGVGQVRSAIELLDGGSTVPFVARYRKEATGGLDDTQLRTLDERLGYLRDLEARRQAVRESIAAQGKLDAELDARILAADTKARLEDIYLPYKPKRRTKAQIAREAGHEPVADALLSDPTTDPSTFTAEQLDGARAIAVERFAEDADLVGELRELMWQTGVLRTAVREGKESAGAKFADYFEFSEPFTSLPSHRVLAVLRGEREEILTVTLDADPDAADRPAGPGPYEQRIAARFGISDQGRPADRWLADTVRWAWRTKLFVGLSLDVRMRLRQAAEADAVAVFATNLKDLLLAAPAGARTTMGLDPGLRTGVKVAVVNETGKVVDTATIYPHEPRRDKAGSLAVLGALVQKHGVDLIAIGNGTASRETDALAAELIAAIKDSGKKPPTSVVVSEAGASVYSASAYASKELPDLDVSIRGAVSIARRLQDPLAELVKIDPKSIGVGQYQHDVSETLLARSLGAVVEDAVNAVGVDVNTASVPLLSRVSGITAGLAESIVAHRDSNGAFRSRKQITDVPRLGPKAFEQCAGFLRITDGDNPLDASSVHPEAYPVVTRILDKVGSDVRSLIGDTATLTKLRPDDFVDETFGRPTVIDIIAELDKPGRDPRPEFKTATFAAGIEKVSDLTPGMVLEGQVTNVAAFGAFVDVGVHQDGLVHVSAMAHRFVSDPHEVVKSGDIVKVKVMDVDVERKRIGLSLRLDDEPGAGNTGGKGGTRPPRGDTDRGGRGGGQPRRDDQRGGRGGQGGRGNQGNRGGGNNRNDRRPAPTGAMADALKRAGFGK
- a CDS encoding TrmH family RNA methyltransferase is translated as MTEILSERSSRVVSYAKLHRAAERREQGRFLAEGANSVSSALAVERAEVVLVADEDRLRHQEITDAAEAAGVPVLVITARAASKLAETSTPPGIFAVCPLLDVPLQTVLADEPRLLAIAVEPREPGNAGTLIRCADAMGADAVVLLGDAVDPHNGKCVRASAGSVFTVPVVRQRELTDGLDALAAAGVTLLATAADGEVNLDHAAEVLSGRIGWLFGNEAHGLSADVQAAADHRVSIPIRGRAESLNVAAAAAICLYESARVHNAVGRG
- the rplT gene encoding 50S ribosomal protein L20, giving the protein MARVKRAVNAQKKRRSTLEASKGYRGQRSRLYRKAKEQQLHSMTYAYRDRRARKGEFRKLWIARINAAARANDITYNRFIQGLKAAGVEVDRKVLADIAVTDPEAFTGLVEVARKALPADVNAPAA
- the rpmI gene encoding 50S ribosomal protein L35; its protein translation is MPKSKTHKGTAKRFKVTGSGKIVRQKANRRHLLEHKPSKRTRRLDGTTVVSENDAPRIKRLLNI
- the infC gene encoding translation initiation factor IF-3, with amino-acid sequence MEQGGPISTETRINERIRVPEVRLVGPNSEQVGIVRVEDALRLAYEADLDLVEVAPDARPPVCKIMDYGKFKYEAAQKQRESRRNQQMTVIKEQKLRPKIDDHDYETKKGHVVRFLEAGSKVKVTIMFRGREQSRPELGYRLLQRLGNDVADYGFVETSAKQDGRNMTMVLAPHKGAKTRQKAQESRERSGGPKNAPDES
- a CDS encoding DUF1844 domain-containing protein, yielding MAENPNSSPAPIPQEGATGSGADTDDAAHTEFDNVRDLGDIPAIEVITRSIVMLMSAAAEKLGLAEGASEERIDLPEARTLITALAGLVDASKADLGIHAAPIRDGLKSLQLAFREASAYPDEPGEGPGEKYTGPVRAPKK
- a CDS encoding PspA domain-containing protein; amino-acid sequence: MTDQDKAAEHDDIVDAEIVHTGPVPGTLPDPDYSDSGVPSFDFVRDKIENRITTAIGSQELAEASAEGQNVDEMIRKRDEAAKKRLEEIRKSMGS